From a region of the Danio aesculapii chromosome 4, fDanAes4.1, whole genome shotgun sequence genome:
- the dpysl5b gene encoding dihydropyrimidinase-related protein 5b: MMSGGGGGSSSMRILIKGGRVVNDDVTQEADVYLENGRIQQVGRDLMIPGGAKVIDATGKLVIPGGIDSSVHLQQTFMNAHTQDDFYSGTKAALLGGSTMLISHVLPDRGASLLEAFDQMRAHADAKACCDYALHVGVTWWGPKVEREMEVLVGDRGVNSFQMFMAYKDTMMLKDSELYQALNTCKNIGAVARIHAENGELVLEGAKEALDLGISGPEGMEISRPEELEAEATHRAITIGNRAHCPVYLVNVSSMSAADVIGAARMQGKVVQAETTVAHAVLSGMHYYHQDWAHAAAHVIAPPLRLDPNTPDHLIGLLGNDIINVAASDHRAFSTKQKAMGKEDFTKIPHGAPGVEDRMSVIWERGVVSGKMDENRFVAVTSSNAAKIYNLYPRKGRIMPGADADVVVWDPDATRTISVSTQAQGGDFNLFEGQRCHGVPLVTISRGRLVCENGVFMCAQGSGKFYPMRAFPDFLYKKLIQREKTLAVRGVDRAPYSGDVASVINSIRKESGSPEGDTPMRTTAAAAARHTGIRDLHESSFSLSGAQVDDHIPKRSSARILAPPGGRSSGIW; encoded by the exons ATGATGTCGGGCGGCGGCGGCGGCTCCTCCTCCATGCGGATCCTCATTAAAGGCGGTCGGGTGGTGAATGATGACGTCACGCAGGAGGCGGATGTTTACCTGGAGAACGGGCGGATCCAGCAGGTGGGGCGGGACCTGATGATCCCGGGCGGAGCAAAGGTGATCGATGCGACAGGAAAACTGGTGATTCCCGGCGGCATCGACAGCAGCGTTCACCTGCAGCAGACATTCatgaacgcacacacacaggacGACTTCTACAGCGGCAccaag gcggCGCTGTTGGGTGGCTCCACGATGCTGATCTCTCATGTTCTCCCGGATCGCGGCGCGTCTCTGCTGGAGGCCTTTGATCAGATGCGCGCTCACGCGGACGCTAAAGCCTGCTGCGATTACGCGCTGCACGTGGGCGTCACCTGGTGGGGGCCGAAG GTGGAGCGGGAGATGGAGGTGCTGGTGGGCGACAGAGGTGTGAACTCCTTCCAGATGTTTATGGCGTACAAAGACACGATGATGCTGAAGGACTCTGAGCTTTATCAGGCTCTGAACACCTGTAAAAACATCGGCGCCGTCGCTCGAATCCACGCAGAGAACGGAGAGCTGGTGCTGGAG gGGGCAAAGGAGGCTCTGGATCTGGGCATCAGTGGTCCTGAAGGCATGGAGATCAGTCGACCGGAGGAG CTGGAAGCAGAGGCCACACATCGAGCCATAACCATCGGCAACAGG GCTCACTGTCCAGTGTATTTAGTGAACGTGTCCAGCATGTCTGCAGCTGATGTCATCGGTGCCGCCCGCATGCAAG gTAAGGTGGTCCAGGCGGAGACCACCGTGGCTCATGCAGTGCTCTCTGGGATGCATTATTATCATCAGGATTGGGCGCACGCTGCCGCTCATGTCATAGCTCCGCCCCTCCGGCTCGACCCCAACACCCCCGACCACCTGATTGGCCTGCTGGGAAA TGACATCATCAATGTGGCGGCATCAGATCATCGCGCGTTCAGCACCAAGCAGAAGGCCATGGGGAAAGAAGACTTCACGAAGATCCCTCACGGGGCGCCCGGCGTCGAGGATCGCATGAGCGTCATCTGGGAGAGAGGAGTG gtCAGTGGGAAGATGGATGAGAATCGTTTTGTGGCCGTGACGAGCTCAAACGCTGCTAAAATCTATAACCTCTACCCACGCAAGGGGCGTATAATGCCAGGAGCTGATGCGGATGTGGTCGTGTGGGATCCAGACGCCACACG GACGATTTCAGTGAGCACTCAGGCTCAGGGTGGAGACTTCAACCTGTTTGAAGGCCAGCGGTGTCATGGCGTCCCATTGGTTACTATCAGCCGCGGGCGTCTGGTGTGTGAAAACGGCGTCTTCATGTGCGCTCAGGGCTCCGGAAAGTTCTACCCGATGAGAGCCTTTCCAGATTTCCTCTACAAGAAGCTGATTCAGAGAGAAAAG ACTCTGGCTGTGCGTGGTGTGGATCGAGCTCCATATTCCGGCGACGTCGCCTCTGTTATAAACTCCATCAGGAAGGAATCAGGCTCTCCAGAGGGTGACACTCCCATGCGGACCACTGCAGCCGCCGCCGCCAGACACACCGGCATACGAGACCTGCACGAGTCCAGCTTCAGCCTGTCAG GCGCTCAGGTGGACGACCACATTCCCAAAAGGTCCTCGGCCCGAATCCTGGCTCCTCCCGGCGGACGCTCCAGTGGAATCTGGTGA